A window of Planctomycetota bacterium genomic DNA:
AGTCTTCGTCGAGTTCATCTACCACGAACCGGATGAACTTGGCCATCAGCCTTCGAGTTCAGCTAAGAATGCGTCCGCTTCCGCGATGCTCGCGTTCATCTCGGCGATCAGGGCGTCGATGTCGCCGATCAGTTCGTCCGCATTGGTCTGCAGCGCGGCGATCGCTTTGGCGTTCAAGCTGGATTTGAGGAACAGCACGCGGTCGTTGAAATCCTGCAGCACCGGGTCCATCTTGCTCACCGCCCGATCCATCGCCGCGATCATGTCGTTGTACGACCGTTGCGTCGCGTCGAACTGTTGTTGCATCGCGCGTTGGTAGTCGGGGTTGTTCTGCAGTTCGATCTCGCCCTCCCATTCGTCGAACAGGTCGCCGGCGATCGTCTTGACCTTTTCGACCTCGTCGCGGAGATCGTCGGCCTGTTCCTCGATGCCGTCGTAGCTGCCCTTGAGCGAGTCGTACGCGGCTTCGAGATCGCCGCCATCAAAACCGAACGTCGCCTTGAATTGGTCGAGGGCGCTCTGGAATTCGTCCTTCGTCTCGGCCTGTTCGGCCCGGGCGTCCTGAACTTGATCAACGAACAGGTCGCGCTTCTCGTACCCGAAGCTCTCCCAGAACTTGTAGCTGACGCTGCGCCCGGCCGAGCACGCGGGCAACAGGGTCATCGCGGCGAAGATCAGAACGGCGGCGGTCAGCGCACGGGGCATGGCGGGTCTCCCGATCGAACAACAATCAGCATCAACGAACTGCGGATCATAACCGCCAACGACACGCTCAAGGCCGTAGCAACTGGTGAAGCAACGCCTCGGCTTGTCCGGCGTAGCCGCCGCCGAAGTGCCACGCGTGGCTGAGCAGGTGGTGCAGCCGGTACACCTCGACGCGCCGCGTCCAGCCGTCGGCGAGTGGAAACGCTTCGTGGTACGCCGCCTCGAACCGTGGACCGAAGCCGAACAGCCGGGTCATGCCGAACTCGGCTTCGCGGTGCGTGTAGCCGCAGGCGGGGTCGAAGAGCGCGGGCCGGTTGGCCTCGGAGACGAAGGCGGCGTTGCCGGACCAAAGGTCGCCGTGGACGAGGGTCGGTGGTTCGGCGGGCGCGTCAAGCAGCGTGTCGAGCCGGTCGGCGAGGCGGCGGCCGAGCGTTTGGAGGCGCGGATATGCCGGCAGGTCTTCGAGCAGGGGCAGCAAACGGCGATCCCGCCAGAACGTTGGCCAGCTGTGCGGCGGCTCGGTTGGCTGGTTGTTCTGCATGAGTCGGCCAAGATAGGTCGTGCACGGGAAGCCGAAGCGCCGCGCGGCGCCGCGGGAGGCGCGGTGCGTTTCGGCCAAGGCGGTGCCCAACCGCTCTTCAAAGTCCGGCGGCGGAGAGCCGAACCGCAGGGCTTCGAGCACCAGGAAATCGTCGCCTACCGCGAGCACGCCCGGCACGCTCGCCGCCGAATCCGCGGCGTCGCGCAGCGCGTCGAGCCCCGCGGCCTCGGCGGCGTACAGGTCGCCGGGGCAAGCCGACCGCGGCGTCTTGACGAACGCTCGAGTTCCATCCAACAGGGTCAGGCGGTGTGCATGGTTGATGTCGCCGCCGCGGACTTCCGCCGTTTGGACCACGCTCAGGCCGAGGGCTACCTCGATCCGCCGCCGAACATCCGCCCCGAGCGTCACGGCGACGCCCGAACGGTTCGCGTGAGGTGTTCGAGTACGTGGGGCAGCGAAGCTTCGAGCAGGTCGAGGACCTGCTCAAACCCGGCGTCGCCGCCGTAGTACGGGTCGGGCACATCGGGCGGGCCGCCCTTGAGCTGAAAATCGTCGGGCGCGAATTCGCCGAGCAGGCGGACGTGTTCCCGTGGGCCGCCGAAGCGGGCTTCGAGGTCGGCGAGGTTCATCCGGTCCATCGCGACGATCAGGTCGAACCGCTCGGCGTCGGCGGCCTCGGCGTAGCGGGCGTGCTGACCCGTGAGATCGACCCCGCGGCCGACCGCCGCGGCGGTCATCCGCGCGTCCGGCGGGTTGCCCACGTGGTGCCGGATCGTACCCGCCGAGTCGATCCCGATCGCCTCGCTCAGGCCGGCCTCGTTGACGAGCTTGCGGAACACGCCCTCGGCCGCGGGGCTGCGGCAGATGTTCCCCATGCACACGAACAGAACGGAACGCTCGGGTTGGTCCATCCCGGCAATTTACCCCACGTCGATCAGTCCGAGCGCTTCGCCGTGTTGCTGGAGCAAGACCTTCCGCAGCAGCGCGTGTTTCGGGTCGGCGAGCGTGGGGTCGTCGGCCACGATCTGCTCGGCGTCTCGGCCCGCGAGCTTGAGCAGGTCCAGGTCCTCCGGGATCGTCGCCAGGCGTAGCGGCACCGCGCCGGCCTGCCGCGTGCCGAAGAAGTCGCCCATGCCGCGGATGCTCAGATCGTGCTCGGCGATCTTGAAGCCGTCGTTGGTCGAGGCGATCGCGTCGAGACGCTTGCTCGCGTCTTCGGTGGTCGGGTCGGCGATGAACACGCACAGCGGCCGCTTCTGGTTTGTCCCCCGGCCGATGCGACCGCGGAGCTGGTGCAGTTGCGCGAGGCCGAAGCGTTCGGCGTGCTCGATGACCATGACCGTCGCGTTGGGCACGTCGACGCCGACCTCGATCACGGTTGTGGCGACGAGGACCCGCACCCGATTCGCACGGAAGTCTTCCATGACGGCCTGGCGCTGCTCTGGGGTCAGCCGGCCGTGCACGACGCCGACTTCAAAATCCGCGAAGAAGCGTTGCTGAAGCATCGCGGCGTGCGCGTTGACGCTTTTGAGTTCGTCGCCGGCGGCACCCTTGCCGTCGATCGTGGGCACGACCACGTACGCCTGCTCGCCACGCTTGAGCCGGGTCGCGGCGTAGCCGTACACCTCTTCGGCCTGTAGCGGCGTGACCACGCGGTTGGTCGCCGGCGTCCGCCCGGGCGGCAGCTCGTCAAGCGTCGAGACGTCCAAGTCGCCGAACAGCGTGAGCGAAAGCGTCCGCGGGATCGGCGTCGCGGTCATGACCAACGTGTGCGGAACCTGGTCGGAGTCCGGGTTGGCGCTCCGCAGCGCCGCGCGCTGCTTGACGCCGAAGCGGTGCTGCTCGTCCACGACCGCGACGGCCAGTTCGTGGAACCGCATCGACTCGGACAGCAGCGCGTGGGTGCCGACAGCGATGTCCAACGCGCCCGACGCCAGCGCGTCGCGGTCGCCGGGACGATTCGATGTGAACAGGTCGATCGAGACGCCCGAGCCTTCGAGCATGGCCGCGATCGAAGCAAAGTGCTGCTCAGCCAAGAGTTCGGTCGGGGCCATGAGCGCCGCCTGCTTGCGGTCGGCGACGGCCAGAAGCATCGCGTAGAGCGCGATCACGGTCTTACCGGCCCCGACGTCGCCCTGGAGCAAACGATTCATGGGCCAGGGCCGTTGCAGGTCGTTGGCGATCTCTTGCGTGACGCGGTCCTGCGCCCGGGTCAGCGGGAACGGGAAGCGTTGGCGAATGTGTGCATCGATCGCGTCGGTGAACCGCAGTTCGTGGGCCTTGAGATGGTGACGGACGTGGGCCCGCTTGAGCGCGATGCCCAACTGCAGCAGGAGCAGTTCGTTGAACGCGAGACGGCGGCGGGCGGCTTGGTGATCGTCTTTGGTTTCGGGCCGGTGCAGCTTGCGGAACGCCTCGCCGAGCGTGGGCATCGCGTGGTGCTTCCGCAGCTCGTCGGGTACCGGATCGTCGAGATCGGCGACGGCATCGTCGAGCACCGTCTCGATGAGTTTCGCGATCGCGGCGGAGGGCAGGCCGTCCGTAGCGGGGTAGATCGGCTGGAGCTTGTCGATCGCGTTGGGTGCTTGCTGTTTTGCCTCTTCAGACAGTGCAGACCACTTGGGGTTCACCATCTGCGGATAGTTCTGGAAGGTTTTGACTTTGCCTTGCACGTCGAGGGTCATGCCCACAGCGATGCGGTCGCGGAGCCAAGCGGCGTTGAACCAAGTGCAGAGCAACGTACCGCTGTCGTCCTGCAGCGTCGCCTCGAAACGCCCTTTCCTTCCTCTTCCGGGGGGTGCGTTCCAGCGGGTTTTTTCGACAACGCCGCGGGCGGCTCCGACCGCGCCGGCAGCCAGTTCGAGGAGACTATCGATGGGCGTGCTGGCGGCGTGGTTCTCGTAACGCAACGGCACGTGTCGCAGCAGGTCGGCAACTCGACGCAGGCCGAGGCGGTGGTACATCGGCAACCGCCGGTCGCCAACCCCGGGGAGATCGCCGATCGGAGTGGCGTAGGTGATGGGCGAACTCTCTGGCACGTCGGCGAGTGTAAAGCCCCGCGCGCAACCCATTGGGTTGCGGCTACCCGGAAACGAGACGGTCAAGGCGTTGCGAGGAGCGACGCGGCCTTTTTGACCGCTTCGGCCAACGGCACGGCGGTGCCCTTGGGGCCGAGCGAACCGTCGCGCATCTTCAATTCGACCGACGGCTGTTCGGCACTTAATCCTTTATCGCCAACGGTGATCCGCAGCGGGAATCCCACGAGGTCGGCGTCTTTGAACTTGACGCCGGGCCGTTCATCTCGATCGTCGATGAGCACGTCGTACCCGGCCTCAACGAGTTGCTTCGCAAGGTTCTGGCAGACGTCGGCGACCTGGCTGTCGGGCTCGTAGCCGATGGCGGTGATGCAGATCGCGTACGGCGCGATGGCGGCCGGCCAGACAATGCCGGAATCGTCGTGGCCAGCGCGTTCGTTCCCGTCTTCGTCGGTGACGGCCGACTCGACCGCAGCGGCAAGGATGCGATTCACACCGATGCCGTAGCAGCCCATGATCGGCGTAACGGCCTCGTTGTTTTCACCGGTGACCGAGACGCCGAGGGCCTGGGTGTACTTGGAACCAAGCTTGAAGACGTGGCCGACTTCGATCCCCTTGGTCGCGCGGAGCGTGCCGCCGCCCTTGGCTTGGGGCGCGGGGTCGCCCTCGACGGCATTCCGGATGTCGGCGACACGGATCGCCTGGCGGTTGAACTTGGCGTACCGGCGTTGGTCTTCTTCCGCCAGCTCGCGTTTCCAGTTGAAGTGTTTGACGTGCGTGTCGGTCTGGTTGCCGCCGGTGACCCAGAAGCCGCCCTGCGCCGCGTCTGGGTCGACCCAGACGTCGATGTCGTCGCGGTCTTTGGCGACGTGGGGGCCGACAAAGCCAATGGCGAACCCAGCGGCCCGGGCTTCCTGCTCATCCGCGAGGTGCACGGACGGGTGCGTCGCCTGCCGGAGCTTGGCTCCGTTGAGTTCGTGATCGCCGCGGACCACGGCGAGGACCCAGCCGGTGTCGGACTTGCAGACCAGCGTCTTGAGCATGTTCTTCGCGGCGAGTTTCGAGCCGAGCTTCTTTTTAAAGAACACGCAGACGTCGTCGATACCGGGGCAGCCGGGGGTTTCGACGGGTTCGAGGTCACCGGTCGGTTCGCCGTGCAGGTCGGCGGGGCGCGGACCGGTTTCGCATTTCTCGACGTTGGCGGCGTAGCCCGAGTCGTTGGTCAGGATCGTGTCCTCGCCAGTGGGCGAGGGGACCATGAACTCGTGGCTCGCGTTGCCGCCGATCGGTCCGGCCTCGGCTTCGACGACCATGTACGGCACGCCGCAGCGACGGAAGACGCGTTCGTACGCGGCGTACTGCCGGTCGTACGTCTCGTCGAGGCCGCCTTCGCCTTCGAGCGAGGCGTGGAAGCTGTACGCGTCCTTCATTAGGAACTCGCGCGAGCGCAACACCCCGAAGCGCGGCCGGAATTCGTCGCGAAACTTGGTCTGGATCTGGAAGACGGTTTTGGGCAGGTCCTTGTAAGAACTGACGCACGAGCCGACCAGGTCGGTGACGACCTCTTCGTGGGTCGGCCCCAGGGCGTAGTGCCGGCCGTGGCGGTCCGTGATCTGGAACAGGTTGTCGCCGTAGCTCTGATCGCGGCCGGTCTTCTGCCAGAGCTCGATGGGTTGAAGCGTGGGCAGAAACACCTCGGCGGCACCGGCGGCGTGCATCTCTTCCCGGATGATCGCAATGACCTTGTTCAACGACCGGAGGCCCAATGGCAGATACGAATAACTGCCGGCCCCGAGCTTGCGGACCAGCCCGGCCCGGAGCATGAGCTGATGGGACGGGACCTCGGCGTCGCCGGGGGCCTGACGGAGCGTGGGGACAAGCGTCTGGGACCAGAAGTCGGGCTGGGCATGGGGCATGGGACGAGAATGATACTGACGCCGGGAAAATGTTTATGATGTTCTGATGCAGACGCAGCTACGGACGGCCGCGTACCCCACGACATATCGAGCGCGGTTGATATGCTCGCTGGCAATCGCATTGCTGGCGCTGACGGTGACCGGCTGCCGCAAGTCGCCGCTGCCGACCGACGCGCCGCGCTCGCCGTACGAGCGATACGACGCGCTGCGGGGGCAAACGGTGCCCAAAACGGTGACCGACTCCTTCGGCCGGGAACAGCCCAACCTGCGGGGCCGACTCGGCGACGGGGGCTGATCGACCGACCGATCGCCGGTCGGTTTGAACCGGTTGTGACAGCGGAGGCGGCTCCCAATACTGACTGGGCCGGCATTATCGGAAAATCCTCCCGGAATTTTGCAAGCCGCTCGTCCCGGCG
This region includes:
- the recG gene encoding ATP-dependent DNA helicase RecG codes for the protein MPESSPITYATPIGDLPGVGDRRLPMYHRLGLRRVADLLRHVPLRYENHAASTPIDSLLELAAGAVGAARGVVEKTRWNAPPGRGRKGRFEATLQDDSGTLLCTWFNAAWLRDRIAVGMTLDVQGKVKTFQNYPQMVNPKWSALSEEAKQQAPNAIDKLQPIYPATDGLPSAAIAKLIETVLDDAVADLDDPVPDELRKHHAMPTLGEAFRKLHRPETKDDHQAARRRLAFNELLLLQLGIALKRAHVRHHLKAHELRFTDAIDAHIRQRFPFPLTRAQDRVTQEIANDLQRPWPMNRLLQGDVGAGKTVIALYAMLLAVADRKQAALMAPTELLAEQHFASIAAMLEGSGVSIDLFTSNRPGDRDALASGALDIAVGTHALLSESMRFHELAVAVVDEQHRFGVKQRAALRSANPDSDQVPHTLVMTATPIPRTLSLTLFGDLDVSTLDELPPGRTPATNRVVTPLQAEEVYGYAATRLKRGEQAYVVVPTIDGKGAAGDELKSVNAHAAMLQQRFFADFEVGVVHGRLTPEQRQAVMEDFRANRVRVLVATTVIEVGVDVPNATVMVIEHAERFGLAQLHQLRGRIGRGTNQKRPLCVFIADPTTEDASKRLDAIASTNDGFKIAEHDLSIRGMGDFFGTRQAGAVPLRLATIPEDLDLLKLAGRDAEQIVADDPTLADPKHALLRKVLLQQHGEALGLIDVG
- a CDS encoding low molecular weight protein-tyrosine-phosphatase, whose product is MDQPERSVLFVCMGNICRSPAAEGVFRKLVNEAGLSEAIGIDSAGTIRHHVGNPPDARMTAAAVGRGVDLTGQHARYAEAADAERFDLIVAMDRMNLADLEARFGGPREHVRLLGEFAPDDFQLKGGPPDVPDPYYGGDAGFEQVLDLLEASLPHVLEHLTRTVRASP
- a CDS encoding DUF2959 family protein, with protein sequence MPRALTAAVLIFAAMTLLPACSAGRSVSYKFWESFGYEKRDLFVDQVQDARAEQAETKDEFQSALDQFKATFGFDGGDLEAAYDSLKGSYDGIEEQADDLRDEVEKVKTIAGDLFDEWEGEIELQNNPDYQRAMQQQFDATQRSYNDMIAAMDRAVSKMDPVLQDFNDRVLFLKSSLNAKAIAALQTNADELIGDIDALIAEMNASIAEADAFLAELEG
- a CDS encoding fructosamine kinase family protein, whose protein sequence is MTLGADVRRRIEVALGLSVVQTAEVRGGDINHAHRLTLLDGTRAFVKTPRSACPGDLYAAEAAGLDALRDAADSAASVPGVLAVGDDFLVLEALRFGSPPPDFEERLGTALAETHRASRGAARRFGFPCTTYLGRLMQNNQPTEPPHSWPTFWRDRRLLPLLEDLPAYPRLQTLGRRLADRLDTLLDAPAEPPTLVHGDLWSGNAAFVSEANRPALFDPACGYTHREAEFGMTRLFGFGPRFEAAYHEAFPLADGWTRRVEVYRLHHLLSHAWHFGGGYAGQAEALLHQLLRP
- a CDS encoding proline--tRNA ligase, giving the protein MPHAQPDFWSQTLVPTLRQAPGDAEVPSHQLMLRAGLVRKLGAGSYSYLPLGLRSLNKVIAIIREEMHAAGAAEVFLPTLQPIELWQKTGRDQSYGDNLFQITDRHGRHYALGPTHEEVVTDLVGSCVSSYKDLPKTVFQIQTKFRDEFRPRFGVLRSREFLMKDAYSFHASLEGEGGLDETYDRQYAAYERVFRRCGVPYMVVEAEAGPIGGNASHEFMVPSPTGEDTILTNDSGYAANVEKCETGPRPADLHGEPTGDLEPVETPGCPGIDDVCVFFKKKLGSKLAAKNMLKTLVCKSDTGWVLAVVRGDHELNGAKLRQATHPSVHLADEQEARAAGFAIGFVGPHVAKDRDDIDVWVDPDAAQGGFWVTGGNQTDTHVKHFNWKRELAEEDQRRYAKFNRQAIRVADIRNAVEGDPAPQAKGGGTLRATKGIEVGHVFKLGSKYTQALGVSVTGENNEAVTPIMGCYGIGVNRILAAAVESAVTDEDGNERAGHDDSGIVWPAAIAPYAICITAIGYEPDSQVADVCQNLAKQLVEAGYDVLIDDRDERPGVKFKDADLVGFPLRITVGDKGLSAEQPSVELKMRDGSLGPKGTAVPLAEAVKKAASLLATP